A region of Lycium barbarum isolate Lr01 chromosome 1, ASM1917538v2, whole genome shotgun sequence DNA encodes the following proteins:
- the LOC132630512 gene encoding uncharacterized protein LOC132630512 encodes MEKIQHNYVNVRGLKLHFAEIGTGPFVVFLHGFPEIWYSWRHQMIAVTEAGFRAIAPDYRGYGLSDMPKEPEKTKFKDLVDDLLDMLDSLGIHQVILVGKDFGGRVAYHFALLHPDRVSAVATLGVPFLPTGPVTFPRDLIPRGFYVLRWQEPGRAEADFGRFDTKTVVKNIYILFSGSELPIAKDDEEIMDLVDPSTPLPAWFTEEDLANYASLYEKSGFQTALQVPYRAWLEEYGVEDLKIKVPCLLLMGEKDYALKFGGLEHFISSGMVKEYVPNLETTFLPEGSHFVQEQFPEQVNQLIITFLNKLI; translated from the exons ATGGAGAAGATTCAGCACAATTATGTGAATGTACGAGGACTCAAGCTTCACTTTGCAGAGATTGGAACAG GTCCTTTTGTAGTGTTTCTTCATGGATTTCCTGAGATATGGTACTCGTGGAGGCATCAGATGATAGCAGTGACGGAGGCAGGATTTCGAGCCATAGCCCCGGATTACAGAGGCTATGGTTTGTCTGATATGCCTAAAGAACCTGAGAAAACTAAATTCAAGGACCTTGTTGATGATCTGCTTGACATGCTTGATTCATTAGGCATCCACCAG GTTATTCTTGTGGGGAAGGATTTTGGAGGTCGAGTAGCTTACCATTTTGCACTACTACACCCTGATAGAGTTTCAGCAGTTGCAACACTTGGAGTTCCATTCCTTCCCACTGGTCCAGTCACATTTCCTCGAGATCTCATTCCCAGAGGTTTCTATGTGTTGAGATGGCAG GAACCAGGGCGAGCTGAAGCGGACTTTGGCCGATTTGATACAAAAACAGTAGTTAAGAACATATATATTCTATTCTCTGGAAGTGAACTGCCAATAGCAAAGGATGATGAGGAAATAATGGACTTGGTTGATCCTTCTACTCCATTGCCTGCCTGGTTCACTGAAGAAGATCTTGCAAACTATGCATCTCTTTATGAAAAATCAGGCTTCCAAACTGCACTGCAGGTGCCTTATAG GGCTTGGCTAGAAGAATATGGAGTTGAAGATCTCAAAATCAAAGTTCCTTGTCTGCTTCTAATGGGGGAGAAGGATTACGCCCTTAAGTTTGGTGGATTAGAGCACTTCATTTCAAGTGGAATGGTTAAAGAATATGTACCTAATCTAGAAACCACATTCTTACCAGAAGGAAGCCATTTTGTCCAAGAACAGTTTCCTGAACAGGTCAATCAGTTGATCATCACCTTCCTCAACAAGCTCATATGA